A stretch of Streptomyces vietnamensis DNA encodes these proteins:
- a CDS encoding acyl-CoA dehydrogenase family protein, producing MRPTEEQEELRSAVRAVLGRHPGEAAWRPLTEQIGVAGLAVPEEYGGAGYGAGEVHVVLEELGRELSPVPYLGSAVLVTQALLASGDGEACARLLPDLASGAVVGALAWAEAGSWDPSAVRAEATAGPGGTWRITGTKEHVLDGATAGVLLVAARSGAGVSLFEVPVDGAGVGRGATVTMDSTRAQARVVLTEAEGRLLGAEGAGDRVLAHVLDLACAALAAEQVGAAARCLEVTLAYARERVQFGRAIGSFQAVKHRLADAYVLVESARSAALGASFAAAADDPELTRLAAAAKSACSEAFSAVAGEMIQLHGGIGITWEHDAHRYFKRAHGSAQLFGPPAWHRARLAADLGLVTA from the coding sequence ATGAGGCCGACGGAGGAACAGGAGGAACTGCGGTCCGCCGTGCGGGCCGTGCTCGGACGGCACCCGGGGGAGGCGGCCTGGCGGCCGCTGACCGAGCAGATCGGCGTCGCGGGTCTCGCCGTCCCCGAGGAGTACGGCGGCGCCGGGTACGGGGCCGGGGAAGTCCATGTGGTGCTGGAGGAGCTGGGACGGGAGCTGAGCCCCGTCCCGTACCTCGGCTCCGCGGTCCTCGTGACACAGGCGCTGCTCGCCTCGGGCGACGGGGAGGCGTGCGCACGGCTCCTTCCCGACCTGGCCTCGGGCGCCGTGGTGGGGGCCCTGGCGTGGGCCGAGGCCGGCTCCTGGGACCCTTCGGCCGTACGGGCGGAGGCCACCGCCGGGCCCGGCGGCACGTGGCGGATCACCGGCACCAAGGAGCACGTCCTCGACGGCGCGACGGCCGGGGTGCTGCTCGTGGCGGCCCGTTCGGGAGCGGGCGTCTCGCTCTTCGAGGTGCCCGTGGACGGCGCGGGCGTGGGGCGCGGGGCGACGGTGACGATGGACTCCACCCGGGCGCAGGCGCGCGTGGTGCTCACGGAGGCGGAGGGCCGTCTCCTGGGGGCGGAGGGCGCGGGCGACCGGGTCCTCGCGCACGTACTGGACCTGGCGTGCGCAGCGCTCGCCGCCGAACAGGTCGGCGCCGCCGCGCGCTGCCTCGAAGTCACCCTCGCCTATGCGCGGGAGCGGGTCCAGTTCGGCCGGGCCATCGGCTCCTTCCAGGCGGTCAAGCACCGCCTCGCGGACGCGTACGTCCTGGTGGAGTCGGCGCGTTCGGCCGCGCTCGGCGCCTCCTTCGCCGCCGCCGCGGACGACCCGGAGCTGACGCGGCTGGCGGCCGCCGCCAAGTCCGCCTGCTCGGAGGCGTTCTCGGCGGTGGCGGGCGAGATGATCCAGCTGCACGGCGGCATCGGCATCACCTGGGAGCACGACGCCCACCGCTACTTCAAGCGGGCGCACGGCTCGGCCCAGCTCTTCGGCCCGCCGGCCTGGCACCGGGCCCGTCTGGCGGCCGATCTGGGTCTGGTCACGGCCTGA
- a CDS encoding MFS transporter, which translates to MSPAPSPHTPERSSDPALLRRVALSSLLGTVIEYYDFLLYGTMAALVFGELFFPESDPTVGTIAAFGTLAAGYVARPLGGAVFGHFGDRLGRKSMLVLTMALMGVASFLIGVLPTYGTIGVAAPVLLVLFRVVQGVAIGGEWAGATLMVVEHADPKRRGLWSGVMQMGSPIGFLLSTVAVTLASLLPRDSFLSWGWRVPFLFSAVLLGIGLYVRVSISESPLFRQAAQESGAGGAPGVPLAQVLRRPRNLVLACAVGIGPFALTALISTFMLTYATAIGYATSEVMTGLLFTSVTGLVSIPLFSALSDRVGRRAVVLGGAAGIVLLAFPVYALVDARSTTLLILGMVIGQVVQSAMYAPLGPLLSEMFGTRVRYTGASLGYQLAALIGGGFTPMFAGSLLSGSEDIRSTPLVVLAVVCGLVTALAVWRTAETRGRDLSAEDPEDPATPDEQPRTRTTSRGAEA; encoded by the coding sequence GTGTCCCCCGCACCGTCCCCGCACACCCCCGAGAGATCCTCCGACCCCGCCCTGCTGCGCAGGGTGGCCCTGTCGAGCCTGCTCGGCACCGTCATCGAGTACTACGACTTCCTGCTCTACGGCACGATGGCCGCGCTCGTCTTCGGCGAGCTGTTCTTCCCCGAGTCCGATCCCACGGTCGGCACGATCGCCGCCTTCGGGACGCTCGCCGCCGGCTATGTGGCGCGCCCGCTCGGCGGCGCCGTCTTCGGCCACTTCGGCGACCGGCTCGGCCGCAAGTCCATGCTCGTCCTCACCATGGCCCTCATGGGCGTGGCGAGTTTCCTGATCGGCGTCCTCCCGACGTACGGGACGATCGGCGTCGCGGCGCCCGTGCTCCTGGTGCTGTTCCGCGTCGTCCAGGGCGTCGCCATCGGCGGGGAGTGGGCCGGCGCGACGCTCATGGTCGTCGAGCACGCCGATCCGAAGCGCCGGGGCCTGTGGAGCGGCGTGATGCAGATGGGCTCCCCCATCGGCTTCCTGCTCTCCACGGTCGCCGTCACCCTCGCCTCGCTGCTCCCCCGCGACTCCTTCCTGTCCTGGGGGTGGCGGGTCCCGTTCCTGTTCAGCGCGGTGCTCCTCGGGATCGGTCTGTACGTGCGCGTCAGCATCTCGGAGAGCCCGCTGTTCCGGCAGGCGGCGCAGGAGAGCGGCGCCGGTGGGGCTCCCGGCGTTCCGCTGGCGCAGGTGCTGCGCAGGCCCCGCAACCTCGTCCTCGCGTGTGCCGTGGGCATCGGCCCGTTCGCGCTGACGGCGCTGATCAGCACGTTCATGCTCACGTACGCCACGGCCATCGGATACGCCACCTCCGAGGTGATGACCGGGCTGCTCTTCACCTCGGTCACGGGCCTCGTGTCCATCCCGCTGTTCTCCGCGCTCTCCGACCGCGTCGGCCGCCGAGCCGTGGTCCTGGGCGGTGCGGCCGGCATCGTCCTGCTCGCCTTCCCGGTCTACGCCCTGGTCGACGCGCGTTCGACCACGCTGCTGATCCTCGGCATGGTCATCGGCCAGGTGGTGCAGTCCGCGATGTACGCGCCGCTCGGGCCGCTGCTCTCGGAGATGTTCGGCACCCGGGTCCGCTACACCGGCGCCTCGCTCGGCTACCAGCTGGCCGCGCTGATCGGCGGCGGATTCACCCCGATGTTCGCCGGGAGCCTGCTCTCCGGCTCCGAGGACATCCGCAGCACGCCCCTCGTGGTGCTCGCCGTCGTCTGCGGGCTCGTGACCGCGCTCGCCGTCTGGCGCACGGCCGAGACCCGGGGCCGGGACCTGTCGGCGGAGGACCCGGAGGACCCGGCGACGCCGGACGAGCAGCCCCGTACCCGTACGACGTCGAGAGGAGCAGAGGCATGA
- a CDS encoding acyl-CoA dehydrogenase family protein: protein MRFLLDDEQREFARSLDSMLTAADTPTAVRAWAAGDTAPGRALWSRLAEAGVFALAVPERHDGLGPLPVELAVAFTELGRHAVPGPVVETVSAAAFLDRLDDAAAAAWLPQIASGKAVVSLCLPAAGSPYALDPDAADAVLVVEGDTVRLAETAGPVQPSADPARRLARPLGGTVLAQGPAVAAAAAHAAEVAALATAAQSLGLGRALLDRTVEYVKQRTQFGVAIGSFQAVKHRLADTLIALEFAQPLLHSAALALAEGADHRSAEVAAAKVTAGEAAYAAARTALQLHGAVGYTEELDLALWIRKARPLRDAWGTPAACRARVLAS, encoded by the coding sequence ATGCGGTTCCTCCTCGACGACGAGCAGCGGGAGTTCGCCCGCTCCCTCGACTCCATGCTCACGGCGGCCGACACCCCGACGGCGGTACGGGCCTGGGCGGCGGGTGACACGGCACCCGGCCGCGCGCTCTGGTCCCGGCTCGCGGAGGCGGGGGTGTTCGCCCTCGCCGTGCCGGAGCGGCACGACGGGCTCGGCCCACTGCCCGTCGAACTGGCCGTCGCCTTCACGGAATTGGGCCGCCACGCCGTGCCCGGTCCGGTGGTCGAGACGGTCTCGGCGGCCGCGTTCCTCGACCGGCTCGACGACGCCGCGGCCGCCGCCTGGCTGCCGCAGATCGCCTCGGGCAAGGCGGTCGTCTCCCTGTGCCTGCCGGCCGCCGGCAGCCCCTACGCCCTGGACCCGGACGCCGCCGACGCCGTGCTCGTCGTCGAGGGCGACACCGTACGCCTGGCGGAGACGGCAGGACCCGTCCAGCCCTCGGCCGATCCCGCGCGCCGGCTCGCCCGCCCGCTCGGCGGAACGGTCCTGGCGCAGGGCCCTGCGGTGGCCGCCGCGGCCGCGCACGCCGCCGAGGTCGCCGCGCTCGCCACCGCCGCCCAGTCCCTCGGCCTCGGCCGCGCGCTCCTCGACCGGACCGTGGAATACGTGAAGCAGCGCACCCAGTTCGGGGTCGCCATCGGCTCCTTCCAGGCAGTGAAGCACCGCCTCGCCGACACGCTCATCGCCCTGGAGTTCGCCCAGCCCCTGCTCCACTCGGCCGCCCTGGCCCTCGCGGAAGGGGCGGACCACCGCTCCGCCGAGGTCGCCGCGGCGAAGGTCACGGCGGGCGAGGCCGCGTACGCCGCCGCCCGCACGGCCCTCCAGCTCCACGGGGCCGTCGGCTACACCGAGGAGCTGGACCTCGCCCTGTGGATCCGCAAGGCCCGGCCCCTCCGCGACGCCTGGGGCACCCCCGCGGCCTGCCGCGCCCGCGTCCTCGCGTCCTGA
- a CDS encoding acyl-CoA dehydrogenase family protein, whose product MDLDFTAAEDAFRAEARAWLTAHVPHTPLPSLETEEGFAAHREWEGTLSADRWSVVSWPEEYGGRGASLLRWLIFEEEYFAAGAPGRVSQNGINLLAPTLFEHGTDEQRARVLPSMASGEVIWAQAWSEPESGSDLASLRSTAVRTDGGWLLRGQKTWSSRAAFADRAFGLFRSDPDAAKPHQGLTYLMFPLDADGVTVRPIGRLDGKPAFAELFLDDVFVPDEDVIGAPGQGWRVAMSTAGNERGLTLRSPGRFTAAAERLTGLWRETADPSDTALRDRVADAVVKARAYRLFAYAGVSRIAAGGSIGAESSLNKVFWSELDIALHETALDLLGPLGELSDGAADAPAHGGWAEGHTFSLAGPIYAGTNEIQRDIIAERLLGLPKGRR is encoded by the coding sequence ATGGACCTCGACTTCACCGCGGCGGAGGACGCCTTCCGGGCCGAGGCCCGCGCCTGGCTCACCGCCCACGTGCCCCACACCCCCCTGCCCTCCCTGGAGACGGAGGAGGGCTTCGCCGCCCACCGGGAGTGGGAGGGGACCCTGTCCGCCGACCGCTGGTCGGTGGTCTCCTGGCCCGAGGAGTACGGCGGCCGGGGCGCCTCCCTCCTCCGGTGGCTGATCTTCGAGGAGGAGTACTTCGCGGCCGGCGCCCCCGGCCGGGTCAGCCAGAACGGCATCAACCTCCTCGCCCCCACCCTCTTCGAGCACGGCACCGACGAGCAGCGCGCCCGCGTCCTGCCGTCCATGGCGAGCGGCGAGGTCATCTGGGCCCAGGCCTGGTCCGAGCCCGAGTCCGGCTCCGACCTCGCCTCGCTGCGGTCCACGGCCGTGCGGACCGACGGCGGCTGGCTCCTGCGCGGCCAGAAGACCTGGTCGTCCCGGGCGGCCTTCGCCGACCGCGCCTTCGGCCTGTTCCGCAGCGACCCCGACGCCGCGAAGCCGCACCAGGGCCTGACGTACCTGATGTTCCCGCTCGACGCCGACGGGGTGACCGTACGGCCCATCGGGCGGCTCGACGGCAAGCCCGCCTTCGCGGAGCTCTTCCTCGACGACGTGTTCGTGCCCGACGAGGACGTGATCGGCGCGCCGGGGCAGGGCTGGCGGGTCGCGATGAGCACCGCGGGCAACGAGCGGGGGCTCACCCTGCGCAGCCCGGGCCGGTTCACGGCCGCCGCCGAGCGGCTCACCGGGCTGTGGCGGGAGACCGCCGACCCGTCCGACACCGCCCTGCGCGACCGGGTCGCCGACGCGGTCGTCAAGGCCCGCGCCTACCGGCTGTTCGCCTACGCGGGCGTCTCGCGCATCGCCGCCGGGGGTTCGATCGGCGCCGAGTCCAGTCTCAACAAGGTCTTCTGGTCCGAGCTGGACATCGCGCTCCACGAGACCGCCCTCGATCTGCTCGGACCGCTGGGCGAGCTGTCCGACGGGGCCGCGGACGCGCCCGCGCACGGAGGCTGGGCCGAGGGCCACACCTTCTCCCTCGCCGGGCCCATCTACGCCGGCACCAACGAGATCCAGCGCGACATCATCGCCGAGCGGCTGCTCGGCCTCCCGAAGGGACGCCGGTGA
- a CDS encoding enoyl-CoA hydratase, with amino-acid sequence MSAARTASTGPVRYERLGPVAVVTMDRPDYRNAQNSAMTYALDRAFYRAADDDEVKVVVLAGAGRHFSAGHDIGTPERDAHLPFDRRAGLWWDHSDKQGAESRFARESEVYLGMCRRWRELPKPVIASVQGACVAGGLMLAWVCDLIVASEDAFFADPVVRMGIPGVEYFAHPWVMPPRIAKEFLYTGDRMDARRAYEVGMVNRVVPTGELRERTLELANRIAEMPRMGLALTKRAVNQAEDLQGLHTGMDSVFGLHHLAHAHNAETAPDALGGMDIRSMKAAGA; translated from the coding sequence ATGTCCGCTGCCCGCACCGCATCCACGGGCCCGGTCCGCTACGAACGCCTCGGCCCGGTGGCCGTGGTCACGATGGACCGGCCCGATTACCGCAACGCCCAGAACTCCGCGATGACCTACGCCCTCGACCGCGCCTTCTACCGCGCGGCCGACGACGACGAGGTGAAGGTCGTCGTGCTCGCCGGAGCGGGGAGGCACTTCTCCGCCGGCCACGACATCGGCACCCCCGAGCGGGACGCCCATCTGCCGTTCGACCGGCGGGCCGGGCTCTGGTGGGACCACTCGGACAAGCAGGGCGCGGAGAGCCGCTTCGCCCGTGAGTCCGAGGTCTACCTGGGCATGTGCCGACGCTGGCGCGAACTGCCCAAGCCCGTGATCGCCTCGGTGCAGGGCGCCTGCGTCGCGGGCGGCCTGATGCTCGCCTGGGTGTGCGACCTCATCGTGGCCTCCGAGGACGCGTTCTTCGCCGACCCGGTGGTCCGCATGGGCATCCCCGGCGTCGAGTACTTCGCCCACCCGTGGGTGATGCCCCCGCGCATCGCCAAGGAGTTCCTCTACACCGGCGACCGCATGGACGCCCGGCGCGCCTACGAGGTCGGCATGGTCAACCGGGTCGTGCCGACCGGGGAACTCAGGGAGAGGACCTTGGAGTTGGCGAACCGCATCGCCGAGATGCCCCGCATGGGCCTGGCCCTGACCAAGCGCGCCGTCAACCAGGCCGAGGACCTCCAGGGCCTGCACACCGGCATGGACTCGGTCTTCGGCCTGCACCACCTCGCGCACGCGCACAACGCCGAGACCGCCCCCGACGCGCTCGGCGGCATGGACATACGCTCGATGAAGGCGGCTGGAGCCTGA
- a CDS encoding acyl-CoA dehydrogenase family protein, translated as MSNVEEFRREVRGWLSANLTGEFAALRGRGGPGREHEAHAERLAWERHMAAAGWTCVGWPKEYGGRGASLEQQVAFHEEYALADAPARVSHIGEQLLGPTLIAFGTPEQRERFLPKIVSVEEQWCQGYSEPDAGSDLANVRTRAERDGDDWVVTGQKVWTSLAHEADWCFVVARTEPGSTRHHGLSYLLVPLDQPGVEIRPIVQLTGTSEFNEVFFDGARTHASHVVGAPGDGWRIAMATLGFERGVSTLGQQVGFRRELEALVELAKRNGAAADPLIRDRIARAWIGLETIRFNALRMLDGVAAGAPGPEASIGKIFWATWHRELGELAMDVCGAGGMLADGEPYDLTDWQRLYLFSRSDTIYAGSNEIQRNIIAERVLGLPKEVRP; from the coding sequence ATGAGCAACGTCGAGGAGTTCCGCAGAGAGGTCCGCGGCTGGCTGAGCGCCAACCTCACGGGCGAGTTCGCCGCCCTGCGCGGGCGCGGCGGCCCCGGACGGGAACACGAGGCGCACGCCGAACGCCTCGCCTGGGAGCGGCACATGGCCGCCGCCGGGTGGACCTGCGTCGGCTGGCCCAAGGAGTACGGCGGACGGGGCGCGAGCCTCGAACAGCAGGTCGCCTTCCACGAGGAGTACGCCCTCGCCGACGCCCCCGCCCGCGTCAGCCACATCGGCGAGCAGCTCCTGGGACCCACCCTCATCGCCTTCGGCACCCCCGAACAGCGGGAGCGCTTCCTCCCGAAGATCGTCAGCGTCGAGGAGCAGTGGTGCCAGGGCTACTCGGAGCCGGACGCCGGCTCGGACCTGGCCAACGTACGCACCCGCGCCGAGCGGGACGGCGACGACTGGGTGGTCACCGGGCAGAAGGTGTGGACCTCACTCGCGCACGAGGCCGACTGGTGCTTCGTCGTCGCCCGCACCGAACCCGGCTCCACCCGCCACCACGGCCTGTCCTATCTGCTCGTCCCCCTGGACCAGCCCGGCGTCGAGATCAGGCCGATCGTCCAGCTCACCGGGACCTCCGAGTTCAACGAGGTCTTCTTCGACGGGGCCCGTACCCACGCCTCCCACGTCGTCGGCGCCCCCGGCGACGGCTGGCGGATCGCCATGGCCACCCTCGGCTTCGAGCGGGGCGTGTCCACCCTCGGCCAGCAGGTCGGCTTCCGCCGCGAGCTGGAAGCCCTCGTCGAACTGGCCAAGCGCAACGGCGCCGCCGCCGACCCGCTGATCCGCGACCGCATCGCCCGCGCCTGGATCGGCCTGGAGACCATCCGGTTCAACGCCCTGCGCATGCTCGACGGCGTCGCCGCCGGAGCACCGGGACCCGAGGCCTCCATCGGGAAGATCTTCTGGGCCACCTGGCACCGCGAGCTCGGCGAACTCGCCATGGACGTCTGCGGAGCCGGGGGAATGCTGGCCGACGGCGAGCCGTACGACCTCACCGACTGGCAGCGGCTCTACCTCTTCTCCCGCTCCGACACCATCTACGCCGGCTCCAACGAGATCCAGCGGAACATCATCGCCGAGCGCGTCCTCGGCCTGCCCAAGGAGGTCCGCCCATGA
- a CDS encoding SDR family oxidoreductase, giving the protein MTGTPPPYVPGHGLLAGRDAVVTAAAGAGIGGATARRLLEEGARVVVSDAHARRLKESEAELAAEFGADRVAALPCDVTDETQVAALFDLAVERHGRLDIVVNNAGLGGTADLVDMADEQWDKVLDVTLNGTFRCTRAALRRMKEAGAGGVVVNNASVIGWRAQKGQAHYAAAKAGVMALTRCAALEAAEYGVRVNAVSPSLAMHPHLVKVTTPELLEELTSREAFGRYAEPWEVANVIVFLASGYSSYLTGEVLSVSSQHP; this is encoded by the coding sequence ATGACCGGCACCCCACCCCCCTACGTGCCGGGCCACGGTCTGCTCGCCGGCCGCGACGCCGTCGTCACCGCCGCCGCGGGCGCCGGCATCGGCGGCGCCACCGCCCGACGCCTCCTGGAGGAAGGCGCACGCGTGGTCGTCTCCGACGCCCACGCCCGCCGGCTCAAGGAGTCCGAGGCCGAACTCGCCGCCGAGTTCGGCGCGGACCGCGTCGCCGCCCTGCCCTGCGACGTCACCGACGAGACCCAGGTCGCCGCCCTGTTCGACCTCGCCGTCGAGCGCCACGGACGCCTCGACATCGTCGTCAACAACGCCGGCCTCGGCGGCACCGCCGACCTCGTCGACATGGCCGACGAACAGTGGGACAAGGTCCTCGACGTCACCCTCAACGGCACCTTCCGCTGCACCCGCGCCGCACTGCGCCGCATGAAGGAAGCGGGCGCCGGGGGAGTCGTCGTCAACAACGCCTCCGTGATCGGCTGGCGCGCCCAGAAGGGACAGGCCCACTACGCCGCCGCCAAGGCCGGCGTCATGGCCCTCACCCGCTGCGCCGCCCTGGAGGCCGCCGAGTACGGGGTACGGGTCAACGCCGTCTCCCCGAGCCTGGCCATGCACCCGCACCTGGTGAAGGTGACCACCCCCGAACTCCTCGAAGAACTGACCTCCCGCGAGGCCTTCGGCCGCTACGCGGAGCCGTGGGAGGTGGCCAACGTCATCGTCTTCCTGGCCAGCGGCTACTCCTCGTACCTGACGGGCGAGGTCCTCTCCGTCAGCAGTCAGCACCCGTGA
- a CDS encoding TetR/AcrR family transcriptional regulator, with protein sequence MRPAPERRREILDTAAEVFAAQGYDATTVRRIADAAGLLAGSLYYHFDSKESMLDEILASFLRELWGRYDAVLAAGLDPRQTIEALVTESFREIDRHRAAVAIFQKESRHLQELPRFGYLADAQHRFEEAWLGTLERGVAAGVFRADLDVRLTYRFVRDTVWVAASWYRPGGQHSPEEIARQYLSMVLEGIAFITRT encoded by the coding sequence GTGAGACCGGCGCCCGAGCGGCGCCGCGAGATCCTGGACACGGCGGCCGAGGTCTTCGCCGCGCAGGGGTACGACGCCACCACCGTCCGCCGCATCGCCGACGCGGCCGGCCTGCTCGCCGGCAGCCTCTACTACCACTTCGACTCCAAGGAGTCGATGCTCGACGAGATCCTCGCGTCCTTCCTGCGCGAGCTGTGGGGCAGATACGACGCCGTGCTCGCCGCCGGCCTCGACCCCCGGCAGACCATCGAGGCCCTCGTCACCGAGTCCTTCCGCGAGATCGACCGGCACCGCGCCGCCGTCGCCATCTTCCAGAAGGAGTCCCGGCACCTCCAGGAACTGCCGCGCTTCGGCTACCTGGCCGACGCGCAGCACCGATTCGAGGAGGCCTGGCTCGGGACCCTGGAGCGCGGCGTCGCCGCCGGGGTCTTCCGCGCCGACCTCGACGTCCGCCTCACCTACCGCTTCGTGCGCGACACCGTCTGGGTCGCCGCGTCCTGGTACCGGCCGGGCGGACAGCACAGCCCGGAGGAGATCGCCCGCCAGTACCTGTCCATGGTCCTGGAGGGCATCGCCTTCATCACCCGTACATGA
- a CDS encoding acetyl-CoA C-acetyltransferase yields the protein MAEAYIVEAVRTPVGRRNGGLSAVHPADLGAHVLKALMERSGADPAAVEDVVFGCLDTVGPQAGDIARTAWLAAGLPEEVPGTTVDRQCGSSQQALHFAAQGVLSGTQDLVVAGGVQNMSMIPIAFASRQAADPLGLTEGPYIGSEGWRARYGDQPVNQFHGAELIAAKWDISRRDMEEFALRSHQRAARAIDEGRFDREIVPYGDVTTDEGPRRDTTLEKMAGLKPLVEGGRLTAAVSSQVSDGASAMLIASERAVREHGLTPRARVHHLSVRGEDPIRMLSAPIPATAYALKKAGMTLDDIDLVEINEAFASVVLAWLKETGADPEKVNVNGGAIALGHPLGATGTKLTTTLLHELERTGGRYGLQTMCEGGGQANVTIIERL from the coding sequence ATGGCCGAGGCATACATCGTCGAAGCGGTACGCACCCCGGTCGGCCGGCGGAACGGCGGCCTTTCCGCCGTCCACCCGGCCGACCTCGGAGCCCATGTTCTCAAGGCGCTCATGGAGCGCTCGGGCGCCGACCCGGCCGCCGTCGAGGACGTCGTCTTCGGCTGCCTGGACACCGTCGGCCCGCAGGCCGGCGACATAGCCCGCACCGCCTGGCTGGCCGCCGGACTGCCCGAGGAGGTGCCCGGCACGACCGTGGACCGGCAGTGCGGCTCCTCCCAGCAGGCCCTGCACTTTGCCGCACAGGGCGTCCTGTCCGGCACCCAGGACCTGGTGGTCGCCGGCGGCGTGCAGAACATGTCGATGATCCCCATCGCCTTCGCCAGCCGCCAGGCCGCCGACCCGCTCGGCCTCACCGAGGGCCCGTACATCGGCTCCGAGGGCTGGCGCGCCCGCTACGGCGACCAGCCGGTCAACCAGTTCCACGGCGCCGAGCTCATCGCCGCCAAGTGGGACATCTCCCGCCGGGACATGGAGGAGTTCGCCCTGCGCTCGCACCAGCGGGCCGCCCGCGCCATCGACGAGGGCCGCTTCGACCGCGAGATCGTCCCGTACGGGGACGTCACCACCGACGAGGGCCCGCGCCGCGACACCACCCTGGAGAAGATGGCCGGCCTGAAGCCGCTGGTCGAGGGCGGCCGGCTGACCGCCGCGGTCTCCTCGCAGGTCTCCGACGGCGCCTCGGCGATGCTGATCGCCTCGGAGCGCGCCGTACGCGAACACGGACTGACGCCGCGCGCCCGGGTCCACCACCTGTCCGTCCGGGGCGAGGACCCGATCCGCATGCTGTCCGCCCCGATCCCGGCGACGGCGTACGCGCTGAAGAAGGCCGGGATGACGCTCGACGACATCGACCTGGTGGAGATCAACGAGGCCTTCGCCTCGGTCGTCCTCGCCTGGCTGAAGGAGACCGGCGCCGACCCGGAGAAGGTCAACGTCAACGGCGGCGCCATCGCCCTCGGCCACCCCCTCGGCGCGACCGGCACCAAGCTGACCACCACCCTGCTCCACGAACTGGAGCGCACCGGGGGCCGGTACGGCCTCCAGACCATGTGTGAGGGCGGCGGTCAGGCGAACGTGACGATCATCGAGCGTCTGTGA
- a CDS encoding VOC family protein, giving the protein MPIQRLNHAVLFVSDLERSLAFYRDVLEFRPLPQAFPGAAFLQAAGSANDHDLGLFQSPGPGSGQRTGRVGLYHLAWEVDTLAELRRMRTRLAEAGALTGASNHASTKALYGRDPDGIEFEVCWLVPDHAVAKELSAMTSPTLPLDIDAEIAEYGAETPGGPRTDHAVWQKLFGSEFGNVTDAR; this is encoded by the coding sequence ATGCCGATCCAGCGGCTGAACCACGCCGTCCTCTTCGTCTCCGACCTGGAGCGCAGCCTCGCCTTCTACCGCGACGTCCTCGAATTCCGGCCGCTGCCGCAGGCGTTCCCCGGGGCGGCCTTCCTCCAGGCGGCGGGCTCCGCCAACGACCACGACCTCGGCCTGTTCCAGTCCCCCGGCCCGGGCTCCGGGCAGCGCACCGGGCGGGTCGGCCTGTACCACCTGGCCTGGGAGGTGGACACGCTGGCGGAGCTGCGCCGGATGCGGACCCGGCTCGCCGAGGCCGGGGCCCTGACCGGGGCGAGCAACCACGCCTCCACCAAGGCCCTGTACGGCCGCGACCCGGACGGCATCGAGTTCGAGGTGTGCTGGCTGGTCCCCGACCACGCGGTGGCCAAGGAGCTGTCGGCGATGACCTCGCCCACCCTCCCGCTGGACATCGACGCCGAGATCGCCGAGTACGGTGCGGAGACCCCCGGCGGTCCCCGCACCGATCACGCGGTGTGGCAGAAGCTCTTCGGCTCCGAGTTCGGGAACGTCACAGACGCTCGATGA